gtgccatagaattctgcagcagcccgcacaacttttaaaggaggaactgTTAAGAGAATTAAGTTCTCATGTtaattaaccaattcaattaaactacTGTCTGCTATATCAGGATTTGTAGGATATTGTAGACTGACAGAGGCCAGTCTACAATAGTCATGAATGTTTATTTATGAGAGCTCTGCCTATCATTTCCTGTACATTGGTCTATATACCTCACATTTTGtcaaatgtccctcctcctctgagACAATGACAATATAGTTCACAAGTCTTCTCCTACTCAtacattgtctgccacctgttatacaatctactacaagcccaaggtctctcccctccctgggtgggGAGAGAATGTCCTGTAAGTAACACAGCAGTACAGCTTGTCTGTCAATAGCTCCTCTTATCATTTGTTTCACTCTTGCACCCTGCTTACGTACTACAAAGGAATAAAAAGTCCTAGATCTAATTCTGACTAGATTTATGATTCTAATGAATTTCATACAATCGTACAGTGACAGGGTAGAATTCTGTTAGTTATAGTTCtacgttaaatgtatacataattgaGTCATTTTTCATAACAGGAACCTCTATGGTTTGTGGTAGATTAATCCACAAAGATGAGCATTAAAATAAGACCACAATATGGAGAGGCAGGTGTGATCACAAAAGGCACTTACTTGAAATACTCTAGTCTACTCCTTTCCTCAACACAACCCCTTTCATCTCTTGCTCTTTTTCCCCCTCTCACTCActtatccccccccaaaaaaactctcTCCCACACAGAGGCTATGGGAGTTGGAGACGTCCAGGCTCCTGGACTTGTTTTCACATGCAGCAAAAGACGCACAGCCGGCAAAGGACCTCAGCTATGTAGAAGAGGACGGCCGGGAAATCGGAGTGTCAAACATCAGCCCCGCAGTGTACGAGGACCGTCTTGGGGTTCCCCTGTCAGAGGTCCTCAAATACCCCTACCTGCTGGCATCCCCTCAATTGAGTGAGTACTCTTTCATTTCAATTTAGGTGATGAATTCCCTATAAATGCCCCCAAACCAAATGTAGAAATGAAACATGCTTGATTAAGTCTTGGACTGTGTTCTTAATAGGAATACATTTATCAGATGTTCTCTTTTCCAGGTGAAATGTGTGTTGAGGCAATTTGTAAGATGGAGGAATATAACTCCTTCCGGGTGTGTTCTAAAGATCCAGGGATCTACCTCCTCCTCGTCCACCCCAACGAGACGGTAATAACTTGCTGAATTGTTACAAAAAACAAATGTGGACTTTTATGGTTCGATGgtaataaaacaaaaaatatatacatttggtTTATCTAACACGTCTTTATATTTGCTAAAGAGCTTAAGGCTCTTGTCTGTCTGACATGGTCACAAAAGCTTCTCGAAGTCTCTACGGTCATAACTTCTGCTGTTATTTTTTCGTTCAGGTTAGGCGGTGGGCAATTGGTGCTGCAAGGTCTTTAGGTAAGGTGGACCGAGACGACTTTTATGACCTTCAGGACATCTTCACCTGCATGTTCTACATTGTCGAGCTGAGAATCCCCCAGAACTTCCCAGACATGGATACGTCCTATGATCCGACGACTAAGATGACATTGCTGCAACCGCATCTTTACGATTCCAAAAATGCAAAAAACTACTGGTTGGGTATGTTTCTTTGCCCTGTGTTCACATTTTGGGGTCTTCCAGACCTTTCTCCAAGAGTATGTTTTTTGTGAAACAATTGATAAATGCTCGACGTTAAGTTAACCATTTCTAAAGTGCAAACAACTACTAAACCCGAACAAAATATATTAACGCAAAAGATTTTactattacagttcatataaggactcaattgaaataaatgaattaggccttaatctctaactccccatcccgggtccgggagcgtaatcatcgactgacactaattagcataacgcaacggacataaatattcctattcatgaaaatcacaagtgaaatatattgagacaccgcttagccttttgttaatcaccctgtcatctcagattttcaaaatatgctttacagccaaagctagacaagcatttgtgtaagtttatcgatagcctagcatagcattttgtccagctagcagcagggaacttggtcacggaaatcagaaaagcaatcaaattaaatcgtttaactttgcgcttcggatgttttcactcacaagactcccagttagatagccaatgttccttttttcccaaaaatattacttttgtaggcgaaatagctccgtttgttcttcacgtttggctgagaaatcgcccggaaattgcagtcacaaacgcagaaaaatattccaaattatctccataatatcgacaggaacatggcaaatgtttataatcaatcctcaaggtgtttttcaaatatctattcgataatatatccatagggacaattggtttttcagtaggaccgattggaataatggctacctctgtattttacgtgagactcactctgagagccatcaggggaccacttgcgcaatgtagccgcttgcgcgtattcttcaacataaatgcgtaaaactacgtcacaatgctgtagacaccttggggaatacggagaaaaagtaatctggttgatagcccattcactgctcaattggaacgcagagctttcaaaagatgagtcacttccggattggatttttctcaggctttcacctgcaatatcagttctgttatactcacagacaatatttttacagttttggaaactttatagagttttctatcctaagctgtaaattatatgcatattctagcatcttgtcctggcaaaatatcccgtttactacgggaacgttatttttccaaaaatgaaaatactgccccctagtcacaaggttaatctatgaatttcacatgactgggaatacagatatccaTCTGTTGGTCTTTGTGTATCAGAAtcattcagtatctggtgtgaccaccatttgcctcaagcAGTGCGACTGAACTCCTTCAAATAGTGTGGATTAGGCTGTTGATTATGCGCAGTGGAATGTagtccactcctcttcaatggctgtgcgaagttgatgGATATTGGAGGCAACTGGAACACgtcatacacgttgatccagaacatcccaaacatgctcgataggtgacatgtctggtgagtatgcaggcgatggaagaattgggacattttcagctgtTAGGAATTgtctacagatccttgcgacatggggctgtgcattatcatgctgaaacatgaggtgatggcggcggatgaatggcacgacaatgggcctcaggatcgcaTCACGCTATCTCTGTGCagtcaaattgccatagataaaatgcatttgtgtttgttgtctgtagcttatgcctgcccataccataaccccactgcaaCCATAAGGCACTCTGcttacaatgttgacatcagcatacCGCTCACTCACATGATGCCTTTGACGCTGTCTGCCACCTGCCCGGTAGAATTTAAACTTCCCTGGGacgatttctgacagtttgtgcagaaattctttggttgtgcaaacccacagtttcatcgtCTGTCCGGGCGGCTGGTCTTcacccgcaggtgaagaagtcagATGTGGACTTCTTGGGCTGGCGCGGTTACATTTGGTCTGCGGCTGTGAGATTGGTTGGACCTACTGCCAAAGTCTCTAAAACGAAAGAGGTGGCTTACAACctcatcaaaaaaagaaacacaacttttcaggaccttgtctttgAAAGATAATTTGTagaaatcaaaataacttcacagatcttcattgtaaagggtttaaatactgtttcccatgcttgttcattgaaccataaacaattaatgaacatgcacctgtggaacggtcgttaactttttatggctgcaggggcagtattgagtagcatggatgaaaaggtgcccattgtaaacggccagctcctcagtctgttgctaatatatgcttattattattattattattagtagtagtagtagtagtagtagtagtagtagtagtagtagtagtagtagtagtagtattggatagaaaacactaaagtttccaaaattgtcaaaatattgtctgtgtataacagaactgatattgcaggcgaaacccagagggaAATCAAACCAGGTGTcaagtcttcagacatagtttcaggcttttatttagaaaaatgagccagaacgataacatcgcgtcaagtggtcacatgagttttgctcacgcaacagaatttggacagctattgtttttccctctcctactgtgaaagacatttgcggttgatatattatcgattatatattttaaaaacaacctgcggattgattataaaaaactttcgacatgtttctgtggacatcaTGGAAACTATTTATAATTTGTCTGCGTTCTCGTGACCGCtttttcctgtggatttctgaacgcgacaaacaaacggaggtattttggatataaaaatcatctttatggaacaaaaggaacatttgttgtgtaactgggagtctcgtgagtgaaaacatccaaagaacatcaaaggtaaacgattcatttgatgacttttctgatttttgtgaccgaGCTAAGTatacttaatgttttatcgtgcgatcgctaaatttacacaaacgcttagattgctttcgctgtaaagcataatttcaaaatatgagacgacaggtggattaacaaaaggctaatctgtgttttcctatattgcgcttgtgatttcatgaatataaatattaatatatttattgtatgtagcgctatgctattcagcggttgtagATGACACTTTTCCGGattgcagccataaaaagttaagacacgaacagcttacagacggtaggcaattaaggtcacagttatgaaaacttaggacactaaagaggccttactactgacacaaaacacacacaaaaagatgcccagggtccctgctcatctgcgtgaacgtgccttgggcatgctgcaaggagggatgaggaatgcagatgtggccagggcaatacattgcaatgtccgtacagtGAGATgtctaagacagcactacagggaggcaggacggacagctgatcgtcctcgcagtggcagaccatgtgtaacaacagatcggtacatctgaacatcacacctccGTTACAGgtgcaggatggcaacaactgcccgagttagaccaggaacgcacaatccttccatcagtgctcagactgtcctcaataggctgagagaggtggactgagggcttgtaggcctgttataaggcaggtcctcaacagacatcaccggcaacaacgtttcCTATGggaacaaacccaccgtcgctgggcaagacaggactggcaaaaagtgctcttaaccgacgagtcacggttttgtctcgccaggggtgatggtcggattcacgtttatcgtcaaaggaatgagcgttacactgaggtctttactctggagcgggatcaattttgaagtggagggtctgtcatggtgtgGGGCGGTGTGTTGCAGCATcaccggactgagcttgtcattgcaggcaatctcaacgctgtgcgttacagggaagatatcctcctccctcatgtggtacccttcctgcaggctcctcctgacatgaccctccagcatgacaatgccgccagccatactgctcgttctgtgtgtgatttcctgcaagacaggaatgtcagtgttctgccatggccagcgaagacccTGCATTTCAATCCCAttcagcacgtctgggacctgttggatcggatggctagccccccaccccccaggattgtccgggaacttgcaggtgccttggtgggagagtggggtaacctctcacagcaagaactggcacatctggtTGCAGTCCATGAGGCGGAGATGTacggcagtacttaatgcagctggtggccacaccaggtaCTCACTGTtacttttgttcagggacacattattccatttcttgttcagtttgtctatttaatcttatgttcatacaaatatttccacgttaagtttgctgaaaattatcacagttgacagtgagaggatgtttcaaTTTTAGTGTTAGGTAGTGAAATAAAAATTacgttctctggcaacagctcgggtggacattcctgcagtcagcatgacaattgcatgctccctcaacttgaggtATCTGTGTCATTGGGTTGTGACGGCTACGTTGtagtgtccttttattgttcCTAGCACAAagtgcaactgtgtaatgatgcttttaatatgccacacctgtcaggtggatggattatcttgggaaaggagaaatgctcactaacagggatgtcaacaagtttgtgtacaacatttgagaaataagctttctgtGCGTAAGGAAAATTTTAGGTGAgattttaatttcagctcatgaaatgtgGGACCACTTTACAtgcgttttgttcagtatagatttgATTGAGCAACAGGGTAAACAGTACAGAATGTGAATAGAGAACTTGTTAATGAGCAATGGCGTCAATATTAAGCATCAGTTTAtgccctctccccacccccaggTATCTGTATGCTTCTGACACAGCTGGATGCCCAGGCTATGGACTCCCTGTTCCTGGGGCCAGACAAACAGGCCAACATACTGCTCTGTATCCTTAATGCCTTGAAGGGTAAAGGAATAGCTACTTTATATCTTATCGTAAAATGTTTTTCTATTTCCATTGTGCCAAATTAATATAATGCTGGTCAGTAGAGCTATTTTGCTGTCTTCAGTTTCATCTTTGCGAGTAGTAAATGTAACCTttaatttaaccaggaaaagaccTTAATGGTTAGAAACCTATTTTGCAATAGGGACCTGGCAAGCGGTCAGTAGGAAGAAGTCTGCAtgtacatacactgctcaaaaaaataaagggaacacttaaacaacacaatgtaactccaagtcaatcacacttctgtgaaatcaaactgtccacttaggaagcaacactgattgacaataaatttcacatgctgttgtgcaaatggaatagacaacaaatggaaattataggcaattagcaagacacccaataaaggagtggttctgcaggtgataaccacagaccacttctcagttcctatgcttcctggctgatgttttggtcacttttgaatgctggcggtgctttcactctagtggtagcatgagacggagtctacaacccacaaaggtggctcaggtagtgcagctcttccaggatggcacatcaatgcgagctgtggcaagaaggtttgctgtgtctgtcagcgtagtgtccagagcatggaggcgctaccaggagacaggccagtacatcaggagacgtggaggaggccgtaggagggcaacaacccagcagcaggaccgctacctccgcctttgtgcaaggaggagcactgccagagccctgcaaaatgacttccagcaggccacaaatgtgcatgtgtctgctcaaacggtcagaaacagactccatgagggtggtatgagggcccgacgtccacaggtggaggttgtgcttacagcccaacactgtgcaggacgtttgacatttgccagagaacaccaagattggcaaattcgccactggcgccctgtgctcttcacagatgaaagcaggttcacactgagcacatgtgacagacgtgacagtctggagacgctgtggagaacgttctgctgcctgcaacgtcctccagcatgactggtttggcgatgggtcagtcatggtgtggggtggcatttctttgggggggccgaacagccctccatgtgctcgccagaggtagcctgactgccattaggtaccgagatgagatcctcagaccccttgtgagaccatatgctggtgcggttggccctgggttcctcctaatgcaagacaatgctagacctcatgtggctggagtgtcagcagttcctgcaagaggaaggcattggtgctatggactggccagcccgttccccagacctgaatccaattgagcacatctgggacatcatgtcccgctccatccaccaacgccacgttacgCCAcgctgcaccacagactgtccaggagttggtggatgctttagtccaggtctgggaggagatccctcaggagaccatccgccacctcaccaggagcatgtccaggcattgtagggaggtcatacaggcacgtagaggccacacacactactgagcctcattttgacttgttttaaggacattacatcaaagttggatcagcctggtgtgtggttttccactttaattttgagtgtgactccaaatccagacctcctaggttgataaatttgatttccattgataatctttgtgattttgttgtcagcacattcaactatgtaaaaacagtatttaataagaatatttcatttcactcagatctaggatgtgttattttagtgttccctttatttttttgagcagtgtgtaatACATtcaaaataattacattttcttCAAATTGACCATTGCATCAGGGTTTTAAACACTGACAGCGATGTATTCTCCAGTTTTTTAGTCTTTAGTAGTTTGTTCCAACACCAGAGAATgttataggatatatatatatttttttgttctcGCACATTTCAGCCCTAGGAACTGGGAAAGAGCTGAGCACTGAGCATAGGCTGTGGGATTGTGATGTTAGTTGGGAGCAAAGATATGTAGTGAGTAGCCCAGCACTGCCTTGTACTCAAGTATGTACCTGTGCTTAACCATAGTCCAACACAGATAAAAATGAACCTTCCTAAATGACTTAGCTAGTAATATGTTAACGTTTATTTCCCCAGATGAAGAACCATCCAACGAGATGGATCCCTTTTGGCCAGTCTTGCAATGTTTTATGGTGATCTTGGATTGTTTGGGCTCCAGGTTTTGGGGTCAGATTGAGCCATCCCAAGCCTTCCAGGCCATCACACAAAGCCCTAGCTACTCTGGAGAGCTCGAAAGCATCAGACAACAAACCATGATGTACGTGTCACTCTTTATCTTACCTTGAATTCTTTCATATTGTTATTTCTTCCAAGTTAAGAATATGGTTGATACTATTCTTCTTTTGCTCCGTAGATCACGGGTTAAAACAGAAACTACATATGATGATGACATGGTGACCTGCAGTCAGATGGTATATGACAGTAACACCAAAGTGAGCAAGGTAATAACAACCATCTGTTGCATTTGTATATTATTAGTTGTACCTAATTCCTCTTTGTACATCTGTGGTTAGTGTTGTGCACTTGAAGCTTTCCCAGAACATGACCTTTAGAGTAAAACGCACGATGCGGAACAACAAACCGCTTTAACAAGCTCTTCTCAAGCTCTTCTCCCTCATCTTTCTTACAGAATAATTCAAAGCTTGTTTCATGTGCTACCAGTCAAGAGCGTCAACTAGTCAGGGACAGTGTTGAGGTTATTTATTGCGAGCTGtcttaacaagtccaatacagcaaatgaaagagacatcttgttaatctacccatcgtgtccgatttaaaaaaaaaaaaaaaaaattgttttacagcgaaaacacaacatatatttgttagatgaccaccaaatcccaaaaaacacagccattttcccaaagcgaagatagtcacaaaagcagaattagagataaaatgaatcactaacctttgataatcttcatcagatgacactcatatgacatcatattacacaatacattaatgttttgttcgataatatgcatatttatgtccacaaatctcggtttacattggcgccatgttcagaaatgcctccaaaatatccggagtaattacagagagctacatcagataacagaaatactcatcataaactttgacgaaagatacatgtttttacatataattaaagatacactggttcttaatgcaactgctgtgtcagattttttttaaacgttacgaaaaaagcataccatgcaataatctgagacggcgttcagacgtaaatatatttctccgccatattggagtcaacagaaatatgaaatgacatcataaatattcccttacctttgatgatctttcatcagaatgcagtgcaaggaatcctagttccgcaataaatcgttgttttgtctATTACTAgagtccaattagctacttttgctagcatgtttagttcacatgtccaaaagctggcgctggtccaggcgaactcggataaacttcaaaaagttatattccaggtcgaataaactggtcaaactaagtagagaatcaatcttcaggatgttattatcatatatcaaataacgttccaaccggagcattcgtttttgtctacagagtaatggaacgcaaGGCGATATAATGACTACTATGCGTAACCAGGAcgtaggaagtgcgaacagatccatatcttggaTGGAAttggatgtgaataggcgatgagttgaaaatcaaccagccccagaagttccacttcctgtttggaagtttgcctgcccttTGAGTTCTGTTATACCAACAGACATAATTCAGACAGTTCAGACaaacttcagagttttctatccaataataataatatgcatatattagcatctgggacagagtaggaggcagtgaGTTAAACATGTGGGGTACATCTCTGTGCAGTGGCCTTTAGTTTGATGGAGCCATTCCAGGTGTGACACATGGTTTTATTACATGTCATATTACAAAATGCATTGAGTTGAAGGTATGTTAACTTCCTATGCATTTCTCTAATCTTATGTAATACCATGATATGTATTACTATTTTATTTTGTAGGGAAGCAGACGCTCACGTGGTGTGGATAGCAATGTGGTCTATGAGGATATGAGTTCTCTGGTCAACCTCCTGCATTCAGACGTTGGACAGGCATTGCGTGTGCACGACAGCACATTTCTCTGGTTCATCCCCTTTGTAAAATCTGTTATGGACCTTGACGAACACAGCGTCCTATACATTACTGAGGTTGTCCACTACCTATGTGGGGAGATCAGCACAGACCTCCCGAAGCCCCAGGTTCGCATATGTGACAAGGTCACAGAGTTCTTCACTCTTATTCTGGTCCATATCATCGAATTGCACCTGGGGAGTGGCCGCATGAATATGCTCTATTACTgcgctcccaagtgggtgggcgtGTTAGTGAAATGTGCCACCCTGCCTGGTGACGCTTTCGTCCATACCTCGGAAGGTCCAGTTTCTCACTCTGTGTCTTCCACATCCTCCTTGAGGGTCAGTGTGCCCCGAAAGGCCTCTACTAGCAGGGCTGTTCCACAGGCATGCATGCATATCATCCGGTCCCTGCTGAAGGAAGGGACCAGGTTGAGCCCCAACAGCAAGTGCCACCACTTCCTGAACCTTCTGAACAAGCACCTCAGAGATGGGCAACAGAGGGAGTGGAAGCTGATTAGGCCAGAGATTCAGGAGCTTCAGATCTGTTTGAAGGACTATGTCAAGATGATGATGAACAGGCCAACCATAAGTACTTCTCCACCTGAACCGCTGGACATTGAGGCAGGGCCTGTGGCACCAACCACACCACCACTTCACTCAAGCAATGACCCCTCGGGACCTAGCAGCTTAGCTGAATTTAACCCTCCTATAAAACTTGAAGGGTTGTGGGATGATGTCGAAGGCAGTACATCTGGTGGTGGGGATTTTTCTGGAGTTCAGAGGGGGTGGGACATAAACAAACCGTTGGTGAAAAAGGAGCCCCTAACGCCTGAAGAGGAGTTTGTAGAGCCGACTAATGATTCTAGACCAACCCAAGACAACTTAACTTCCTTGAGGGCAGATCCAGAGAAAATACAGGTGATCAAATCCAGACTCGGCCAGCTTATGACCAAGAAGTCCAAGTCTGAGAGAGCGAGGCCCTCTGTAGGGCTCAGTGAATTCGGTAAAGAGAAACCTGAAAATCTGCTCACCAGCCGTAGAGAGGAGGCATCCAACCTCCAAGGCATTAGCAGACACCCTCCATGCCTCCAAGAATCCATGGACAATGTGCCTCTCTCTGTTTTAAAAAGTAATCTTAAAGGGAAAGGAGGCTCCAAATCCTTACGAGATCGGAGTAAAGGAAACTCGAGACAATTTGACCGACCACAATCCCCACCAAAGTCAACTTCAGATGTAATTGTTATATCTGATGATGAGGCTACATTAGATGTTGGTAGAGCAAGAAGGCCTGAGTGTTTGTCTGAGACCTCCCAAATAAAAAATGAACCAGATGCCTCTGACCAGAATCCTAGTCCCTGGCGTGATTACGATGGAGACATGAGTGAATCTCAGGTGTTTGAATTTGAAACACAGGAAGATATGGTGTCTGCCTGGTCCAACGGAGATTCGGAAAGTAACATGCCACCCGAAAAGCCCAAAGACGATAGCCCTGTCAGTCCAACTTCAAGAGAGCCTTTATCAAGCTGGGAATGTGATACACAACCGATCTATGACGAGGATATCGAAAGAGCCTGTCAGCAGGTTGAGAAGGAGCTTGAGAAGCCTAAGACCCCACCTCAAGGGCTCAAACGGGCCATTGTTGTCAAAAAAAGAAATCTTCTTGTTGATGCAAAACCATTGGCTACCAAATGCCTGAGCAAGAAACCTACCGTGGTAGAAAAACGAATCAAAGAGCCTGTGAAGGATGCTCCCCATGCAGTCACACCGCCATTGAGAAAAAGCAGTTCAACGGTACATTCAAACAGACTGGAAACTGAGACACGCTCTTCCTTAACCACATCAGCTATCTCACACAAAACGTCATTAACTCCAGCCATTGTCCCTCCTAAAAAAGTCAGAAAAGCCCCAGAGCCTGTGTCCACAGCTGAGAAGCTTGGCCTTAAGAAGAAGGTGCGAAAGGCTTTTGATCTTTCCCAGGGATCACGTGATTCTGTTGGTGATCTGAGGCACCACGGCGCTACTGTCAATGTCCCACAGGCCAAGAAGCCGACCCGACAGACCAAGAGGTCGAAGGTGACCTTCCCTCAGAAGAGAGTGGTCAAAGGGAGTAACAATAAGCTGTTCCAGTTCTTCAGGCAGAGCAAGCAGGCATTGGGAGCCGGAATCTCTGAAAAGGCAGAGCCAATGAAGAGAAATCCGAAAAAGATAGATGAAATTCAAACTCCCAGTTTTGCTACAGAGGAGGACGATGAAGACGAGGACCTGCAGTGTTCCCAGCAAGATCCTGCCagtcatgaggaacagctgacgTTCAATCGCAGCTCTCAAAGAGCCAATGAGGACAAACCAGCATCCTCTAATACAGTGAGTAGTGTGTTGTCTAACATGGACAGGCAGATCTCTCCATACTTTCAAAGGAATGATGTCACACCTAGACCTTCTGGTCAAGTCCCCAAAAGCAATGAAGGTGAaggtgaagatgatgatgatgatgatgatgcagacTGGATGCACCTCACCCAAATGGAGCCAACTGAAATGGAGATGTGCACGCagttggaggaggaagaagatttCTTCTACACACAGCGGGACCCTGTAGACATG
The DNA window shown above is from Oncorhynchus tshawytscha isolate Ot180627B linkage group LG20, Otsh_v2.0, whole genome shotgun sequence and carries:
- the setx gene encoding probable helicase senataxin isoform X2, whose translation is MMSMCRWCTSLGDDVAKLLQRYCAVSWLAEDEEAVNEKAALNDDLDKCLECVVAYHRAKEELPGLHRRLWELETSRLLDLFSHAAKDAQPAKDLSYVEEDGREIGVSNISPAVYEDRLGVPLSEVLKYPYLLASPQLSEMCVEAICKMEEYNSFRVCSKDPGIYLLLVHPNETVRRWAIGAARSLGKVDRDDFYDLQDIFTCMFYIVELRIPQNFPDMDTSYDPTTKMTLLQPHLYDSKNAKNYWLGICMLLTQLDAQAMDSLFLGPDKQANILLCILNALKDEEPSNEMDPFWPVLQCFMVILDCLGSRFWGQIEPSQAFQAITQSPSYSGELESIRQQTMISRVKTETTYDDDMVTCSQMVYDSNTKVSKGSRRSRGVDSNVVYEDMSSLVNLLHSDVGQALRVHDSTFLWFIPFVKSVMDLDEHSVLYITEVVHYLCGEISTDLPKPQVRICDKVTEFFTLILVHIIELHLGSGRMNMLYYCAPKWVGVLVKCATLPGDAFVHTSEGPVSHSVSSTSSLRVSVPRKASTSRAVPQACMHIIRSLLKEGTRLSPNSKCHHFLNLLNKHLRDGQQREWKLIRPEIQELQICLKDYVKMMMNRPTISTSPPEPLDIEAGPVAPTTPPLHSSNDPSGPSSLAEFNPPIKLEGLWDDVEGSTSGGGDFSGVQRGWDINKPLVKKEPLTPEEEFVEPTNDSRPTQDNLTSLRADPEKIQVIKSRLGQLMTKKSKSERARPSVGLSEFGKEKPENLLTSRREEASNLQGISRHPPCLQESMDNVPLSVLKSNLKGKGGSKSLRDRSKGNSRQFDRPQSPPKSTSDVIVISDDEATLDVGRARRPECLSETSQIKNEPDASDQNPSPWRDYDGDMSESQVFEFETQEDMVSAWSNGDSESNMPPEKPKDDSPVSPTSREPLSSWECDTQPIYDEDIERACQQVEKELEKPKTPPQGLKRAIVVKKRNLLVDAKPLATKCLSKKPTVVEKRIKEPVKDAPHAVTPPLRKSSSTVHSNRLETETRSSLTTSAISHKTSLTPAIVPPKKVRKAPEPVSTAEKLGLKKKVRKAFDLSQGSRDSVGDLRHHGATVNVPQAKKPTRQTKRSKVTFPQKRVVKGSNNKLFQFFRQSKQALGAGISEKAEPMKRNPKKIDEIQTPSFATEEDDEDEDLQCSQQDPASHEEQLTFNRSSQRANEDKPASSNTVSSVLSNMDRQISPYFQRNDVTPRPSGQVPKSNEGEGEDDDDDDDADWMHLTQMEPTEMEMCTQLEEEEDFFYTQRDPVDMDIDADSQRPFEDKGGSSDLTWFKQADEGQEAPLATQTFKKPATPPPSRSNLTQDDERLFLKPGMSPMSVKKAKPSTTKIYATSSSRSASLVQEMERTANAPFSASSAPAGRGRPARPVVPARPVVPGLPVVHAQSPCVRQLPPHREVGQSLPLNRLLYKPIAPPPPPKPIPPKQPPPRPEQNLPRPPCLPLRPVQHSNTCSTPQPSTSRHDAPFRSQIPNPEVGFRFDTNFLVQHILKWTFDMFSNYKQFGIPSEVCELPLKEVGSSFSSYDEYYKTFYPLLLTNTFEELAGEWLKNKESGKVVTQNLKVVAHEYSHSVWNVSFTASITASDDFRQMFPREEDLVILWLPQNRGAYTWHEQDLLDPQEQFGYVQRSNVCNGGVGQCPTLNLMIKTLGNVRLVNKQAVRCDVVGSLVSTMREFRAICLLNSSSMRKPLLAPHVSYFQPGPEVIPSLNLPDYNLDQVRAVRTGLSVIRNQQLTPKICLIHGPPGTGKSKTIVGMLQKLFSEGVQSMTPPVNRHSEPRRMRVLLCAPSNAAIDNLMKKIIPVFKEKCRNIQGNCGDINLVRLGNERTISKNLKPFSLDSQVKNKTQRAQMSQDSDIHRRRAQLDENIDKISKILPKLQKKEEMYHELAAQKSRMLQERETLSLQLKKSRIRKQETQAQVLQDAHVVCCTLSTSGSTVLESAFRRLGHKPFSCVIVDEKAKELKYGQSLMARLVKNLDRYCKENKKPSPVVFLSCQYRMHPEICEFPSKHIYCKALKTDIETAERRGNFGWPLLPYRVFDVTDGQEVKEGASFSNQKEVQLVVFLLRLMAEKQQVKVGVITPYNAQKDRINREMAKVVNKNLTVDVDTVEGFQGREMDCVIVSCVRASHEQGGIGFLGNRQRLNVTITRAKFSLFILGHLRTLQENQDWGALIKDAATRDVIISTNEMTFKTDARKIFKKELTRSSSYPLREPGPPSAAPCPTADPPRPAPFQLRRSSEPALFAQGRDSPQQPWSASPPQDADRPRDPRLVVQTPQHRPDWNPRAERIRLPQAEIRRDPRAERDPRGCNSPEQRHPTGYQNQRWAVRERDREQHRSPITAPYPGDGVNRPPRDPSQRDYNRYSATAFNHHTHTHPRKRDPDPRWIPPTHSKRGRERTDH